A region from the Wansuia hejianensis genome encodes:
- the mreB gene encoding rod shape-determining protein: MAAATDIGIDLGTASILVYAKGKGIVLKEPSVVAYDKDSDKVKAIGEEARQMIGRTPGNIMAIRPLRQGVISDYVITEKMLRYFIQKSMGRRGFRKPRIVICVPSGVTDVERRAVEEATYQAGAREVTIVEEPIAAAIGAGIDITKPCGNMIVDIGGGTTDIAVISLGGIVVSSSIRIAGDNFNEAIIRYVRKNHGLFIGEQTAEAVKIKIGTAYQQPELMTMDIKGRNVVTGLPKTVTLTSEEIREALVDTVSQIVEAVHSVLEKTPPELAADVSERGIVLTGGGALLDGLEEVISERTGINTMTAENPASVVALGTGEYVEIMADFERR; the protein is encoded by the coding sequence ATGGCAGCTGCGACAGATATTGGAATCGACCTGGGGACAGCCAGTATCCTGGTATATGCGAAAGGAAAAGGAATTGTACTGAAAGAGCCATCGGTGGTGGCTTATGATAAGGATTCAGATAAAGTAAAGGCCATAGGCGAAGAAGCACGTCAGATGATCGGCCGGACTCCCGGCAATATCATGGCAATCAGGCCTCTGCGCCAGGGCGTGATCTCTGACTATGTGATCACAGAGAAGATGCTTCGGTATTTCATTCAGAAATCCATGGGACGAAGAGGCTTCCGAAAGCCCAGAATTGTCATCTGTGTGCCCAGCGGTGTGACGGATGTGGAACGCAGAGCTGTGGAAGAGGCCACCTATCAGGCGGGAGCCAGGGAGGTGACAATTGTGGAGGAACCCATAGCCGCGGCAATCGGGGCCGGCATAGATATCACGAAGCCCTGCGGCAACATGATTGTCGATATCGGCGGGGGGACCACGGATATCGCGGTGATTTCCCTGGGAGGAATTGTTGTGTCCTCCTCGATCCGTATTGCCGGTGATAATTTCAACGAGGCGATTATCCGCTATGTGAGGAAAAACCATGGGCTGTTCATCGGTGAGCAGACAGCAGAAGCGGTGAAGATCAAGATCGGAACAGCTTACCAGCAGCCGGAGCTGATGACCATGGATATTAAGGGTAGGAATGTTGTGACCGGACTGCCGAAGACAGTGACGCTTACCTCGGAGGAGATCAGGGAAGCCCTGGTGGATACGGTCAGCCAGATTGTGGAGGCTGTTCACAGTGTTCTTGAGAAAACCCCGCCGGAACTGGCGGCCGACGTATCAGAACGGGGAATCGTGCTGACCGGCGGCGGCGCTCTGCTGGACGGGCTGGAGGAAGTGATCAGTGAACGTACGGGAATCAACACCATGACGGCTGAGAACCCGGCCTCCGTAGTGGCGCTGGGAACCGGAGAATATGTGGAGATAATGGCGGATTTCGAACGCAGATAG
- a CDS encoding phosphoadenosine phosphosulfate reductase has translation MAKEYLGINVYEALQERFDYLFQEFENIFVSFSGGKDSGLLLNLLLDFRQANYPHRCIGVFHQDFEAQYSVTTDYVTRTFERIRNEVDPYWVCLPMATRTALSSYEMYWYPWDDTRKDSWVRPMPEFPYVINLSHPFNHYRYRMHQEDLAKQFGRFYKEQHGNAKTVCLLGLRAEESLQRYNGFLNRKYGYKGNCWISKQFKDVWCASPMYDWTVNDVWAANYKFGYEYNKLYDLYYKAGLKPDQMRVASPFNDYAKDSLNLYRVIDPEIWRKLVGRVRGVNFGAIYGKTKAMGYKNVTLPEGHTWQSFTRFLLDTLPKRLRNSYAKKFNTSIRFWHETGGGLSEKTIQELIDHGYKIRRNGVSNYTLDKKFRVIFLDKIPDHTDDIKSTKDVPSWKRMCFCILKNDHICRYMGFGMSRQEQKRIDLIKQKYGGMMHE, from the coding sequence ATGGCAAAGGAGTATTTAGGAATAAACGTCTATGAGGCGCTGCAGGAGCGCTTCGATTATCTGTTTCAAGAATTCGAAAATATTTTTGTATCTTTTAGCGGAGGGAAAGACAGCGGTCTGCTGCTGAATCTGCTGCTGGATTTCAGGCAGGCCAACTATCCCCACAGATGTATCGGGGTATTTCACCAGGATTTTGAAGCCCAGTATTCCGTGACGACGGACTATGTTACGCGCACCTTTGAACGTATTCGGAATGAGGTTGATCCCTATTGGGTATGTCTGCCTATGGCGACCAGGACGGCGCTCAGCAGCTATGAGATGTACTGGTATCCGTGGGATGATACTAGAAAAGACAGCTGGGTACGGCCGATGCCGGAATTCCCTTATGTGATCAATCTGTCCCACCCGTTTAATCATTACCGTTATCGAATGCACCAGGAAGACCTGGCTAAACAGTTCGGGCGTTTTTATAAGGAACAGCATGGCAATGCGAAAACAGTATGCCTGCTGGGCCTCCGGGCGGAGGAATCGCTGCAGAGGTACAATGGATTTTTAAACCGTAAATACGGGTATAAAGGGAATTGCTGGATTTCCAAGCAGTTTAAGGATGTATGGTGCGCTTCGCCGATGTATGACTGGACGGTAAACGATGTGTGGGCGGCTAATTATAAATTTGGTTATGAATACAACAAGCTGTATGACCTATATTACAAAGCCGGCCTTAAGCCGGATCAGATGAGGGTGGCTTCCCCGTTCAATGATTATGCGAAGGACAGCCTGAACCTGTACCGGGTCATAGATCCGGAAATCTGGCGTAAGCTGGTAGGGAGGGTTCGCGGCGTGAATTTCGGCGCTATTTACGGCAAGACAAAAGCAATGGGATATAAGAATGTCACACTTCCGGAGGGACACACCTGGCAATCCTTCACACGGTTTTTGCTGGATACTCTGCCGAAACGCCTGCGCAACAGCTATGCCAAGAAGTTTAACACGTCTATCCGCTTCTGGCATGAGACAGGCGGAGGGTTATCTGAAAAAACCATTCAGGAGCTGATAGACCATGGATATAAGATTCGCAGAAACGGAGTGTCGAACTACACGCTGGATAAAAAATTCCGCGTCATATTTTTAGATAAGATTCCAGATCATACAGATGATATTAAAAGCACGAAGGATGTGCCGAGCTGGAAAAGGATGTGTTTCTGCATTTTGAAAAATGACCACATCTGCCGTTACATGGGATTTGGCATGAGCAGGCAGGAGCAGAAACGGATAGACCTGATCAAACAAAAATACGGAGGGATGATGCATGAGTGA
- a CDS encoding YkvI family membrane protein: MGEERCDKKAVVRIAGGFIAWIIGSGFATGQEVLQFFSSYGYLSYAVAAINFVGFLLMGYFLMRTGFEHKLDKDFNHFHYFCGKKLGTFYIWLIMATLLLLMPVLISGAGATLNEYYGINKYIASACMTGLVLAAYLIGFEKLVKIVSSIGPVIIAFSFIVGFITILTDSGRFIDIPEYARGLSAYRTAPSWILSGVLYLGLNFFPGSKYYTQLGMSASSGKELKRGVISGAVALILSITIMSTAILLNGNATAGLDIPVLYLARKISYGLGAVFSITLILGIFSSCSAMMWSVCSQFKAGGKNGNVIFAIGIAALSYVLSLFSFGRLVGVFYPLVGYIGLIFIVRVIYKGFKRK, translated from the coding sequence ATGGGTGAAGAAAGATGTGATAAAAAAGCTGTCGTAAGGATCGCAGGAGGTTTTATCGCCTGGATTATCGGCTCCGGATTCGCGACGGGGCAGGAAGTTCTGCAGTTTTTTTCCAGTTATGGATATTTAAGCTATGCGGTTGCCGCAATCAATTTTGTGGGCTTTTTATTAATGGGATATTTTCTGATGCGGACAGGATTTGAGCATAAGCTCGATAAGGATTTTAACCATTTCCACTATTTTTGCGGCAAAAAGCTCGGCACTTTTTATATCTGGCTGATTATGGCAACACTGCTTCTGCTTATGCCGGTCCTGATATCCGGCGCGGGGGCGACGCTCAACGAATACTATGGAATTAATAAATATATAGCTTCTGCATGTATGACGGGGCTGGTGCTGGCCGCCTACCTGATCGGTTTTGAGAAGCTTGTAAAAATTGTATCATCCATCGGCCCGGTGATCATCGCGTTTTCTTTTATTGTGGGTTTCATCACAATTCTGACGGATTCCGGCCGTTTTATAGACATACCCGAATATGCCCGGGGCCTGTCTGCGTACCGGACGGCGCCGAGCTGGATTCTGAGCGGAGTCTTATACCTGGGCCTGAACTTTTTCCCGGGGAGCAAATATTACACCCAGCTGGGAATGTCTGCTTCGTCCGGTAAAGAGTTAAAAAGAGGGGTTATATCAGGAGCTGTTGCTTTGATACTGTCTATCACAATTATGAGTACGGCGATACTGCTGAATGGGAACGCGACCGCAGGTCTTGATATTCCGGTTCTATACCTGGCGAGAAAGATATCTTACGGCCTGGGGGCAGTCTTTTCCATAACCCTGATCCTCGGAATATTTTCCTCCTGTTCTGCCATGATGTGGTCAGTCTGCAGCCAGTTTAAAGCGGGTGGAAAAAATGGAAATGTTATCTTTGCCATAGGTATAGCAGCCTTAAGCTATGTTCTCAGCCTGTTTTCATTTGGAAGGCTGGTCGGAGTGTTCTATCCGCTCGTGGGATATATCGGGCTGATATTTATTGTGCGTGTAATCTATAAAGGATTTAAACGAAAGTAG
- the uvrA gene encoding excinuclease ABC subunit UvrA, whose amino-acid sequence MIQKQGNQFIKIRGAAENNLKDLNVDIPRNEFVVLTGLSGSGKSSLAFDTIYAEGQRRYMESLSSYARQFLGQMEKPNVESIEGLPPAISIDQKSTNRNPRSTVGTVTEIYDYFRLLYARVGIPHCPKCGREISRQTVDQMVDKILSLPERTKIQLLAPVVRGRKGRHEKVLEQAKRSGFVRVMVDGSLYELTEEIKLDKNLKHNIEIVVDRLVVKEGIEKRLTDSIETVLGLSEGLLIVDIMDGSTQSFSQSFSCPDCGISMDEIEPRSFSFNNPFGACPECYGLGYKMEFSEELMIPDPSLSISQGAIAVMGWQSCTDKGSFTRAILDALADAYQFSLDTPFCDYPKEIHDVIIYGTNGKSVKVHYKGQRGEGVYDVAFEGLIKNVERRYRETGSESSKQEYETFMRITPCPACHGQRLKATSLAVTVSDKNIYEVTNLSIEKLTEFLRGMVLTDQQKLIGKQILKEIKARVGFLMDVGLDYLTLARATGTLSGGEAQRIRLATQIGSGLVGVAYILDEPSIGLHQRDNDKLLATLRHLRDLGNSLIVVEHDEDTMRAADCVVDIGPGAGEHGGELVGIGTAEDLMNNERSITGAYLSGKIKIPVPETRRKPTGWLKVLGARENNLKNIDVAFPLGVMTCVTGVSGSGKSSLVNEILYKRLARDLNRARLIPGRHKGLEGEEQLDKVIDIDQSPIGRTPRSNPATYTGVFDMIRDLFAATADAKARGYKKGRFSFNVKGGRCEACSGDGIIKIEMHFLPDVYVPCEVCQGKRYNRETLEVKYKGKSIYDVLDMTVEEALSFFEHVPSIRRKIETLNDVGLSYIRLGQPSTTLSGGEAQRIKLATELSKRGTGKTIYILDEPTTGLHFADVHKLVDILKRLSEGGNTVIVIEHNLDVIKTADYIIDIGPEGGDRGGTVIAKGTPEEIASNPVSYTGQYVKKYL is encoded by the coding sequence ATGATACAGAAGCAGGGCAATCAATTTATTAAAATACGGGGGGCGGCGGAGAATAATCTGAAGGATTTGAATGTGGACATCCCCAGGAATGAATTTGTGGTGCTTACAGGCCTGTCGGGTTCGGGGAAGAGCTCGCTGGCTTTTGATACAATTTACGCGGAGGGGCAGAGACGTTATATGGAGAGCCTCTCCTCCTACGCCCGGCAGTTCCTGGGGCAGATGGAGAAGCCTAACGTGGAAAGTATAGAAGGGCTGCCGCCTGCCATTTCCATTGACCAGAAGTCGACGAACCGGAACCCGAGATCTACAGTTGGGACCGTGACGGAGATCTATGATTATTTCCGGCTGCTCTATGCGCGTGTCGGCATTCCGCACTGCCCCAAATGTGGCCGTGAAATCAGCAGGCAGACTGTGGATCAGATGGTGGATAAGATCCTCTCACTGCCTGAGCGGACCAAGATCCAGCTGTTGGCGCCGGTGGTGCGCGGCCGCAAGGGGCGTCATGAAAAGGTTCTGGAGCAGGCGAAGCGGAGCGGCTTTGTCCGTGTGATGGTGGATGGCAGCCTGTATGAGCTGACGGAAGAGATCAAGCTGGATAAGAACCTGAAGCATAATATTGAGATTGTGGTAGACCGGCTGGTAGTAAAAGAAGGTATTGAGAAGCGGTTGACGGATTCTATCGAAACAGTCTTGGGCCTTTCAGAGGGGCTTCTGATTGTGGATATCATGGACGGCAGCACACAGAGCTTCAGCCAGAGCTTTTCCTGTCCGGACTGCGGAATCAGCATGGATGAGATAGAGCCCCGGAGCTTTTCCTTCAATAATCCCTTTGGAGCCTGTCCGGAGTGCTATGGACTTGGCTATAAGATGGAGTTTTCGGAGGAGCTGATGATTCCGGACCCGAGCCTTTCCATTTCGCAGGGAGCCATTGCCGTGATGGGCTGGCAGTCCTGTACGGATAAAGGCAGCTTTACCCGGGCGATTCTGGATGCCCTGGCGGATGCCTACCAGTTTTCACTGGATACGCCGTTCTGCGATTACCCGAAGGAAATACATGACGTTATTATCTACGGAACCAACGGAAAGAGTGTAAAGGTACATTACAAAGGCCAGCGGGGAGAAGGCGTTTATGATGTGGCCTTTGAAGGCCTGATTAAAAATGTGGAGCGCCGTTACCGTGAGACTGGTTCAGAGAGCAGCAAGCAGGAATATGAGACATTCATGCGCATCACACCCTGTCCGGCCTGCCATGGGCAGAGGCTGAAGGCGACCTCTCTCGCCGTGACGGTGAGTGATAAAAATATCTATGAAGTGACGAACCTGTCTATCGAAAAGCTGACGGAATTTCTGAGGGGAATGGTGCTGACAGACCAGCAGAAGCTGATCGGTAAGCAGATTCTGAAGGAAATCAAGGCCCGGGTGGGCTTTCTGATGGATGTGGGCCTGGATTATCTGACACTGGCCAGGGCAACCGGCACCCTTTCGGGCGGAGAAGCCCAGCGGATACGTCTGGCTACCCAGATTGGTTCCGGGCTGGTGGGAGTTGCTTATATCCTGGATGAGCCTAGTATCGGCCTGCACCAGAGGGACAATGACAAGCTGCTGGCGACATTGAGGCATCTGCGGGATCTGGGCAATTCCCTGATCGTGGTGGAACACGACGAGGATACGATGCGTGCGGCAGACTGCGTCGTGGATATCGGGCCGGGAGCAGGGGAGCACGGAGGCGAGCTGGTAGGCATTGGCACGGCTGAAGATCTGATGAACAATGAGAGATCCATTACAGGAGCCTATCTGAGCGGAAAAATCAAAATTCCGGTGCCCGAGACCCGCAGGAAGCCCACCGGCTGGCTGAAGGTGCTGGGGGCGCGGGAAAATAATCTGAAGAATATCGACGTGGCCTTTCCGCTGGGAGTGATGACCTGCGTCACGGGTGTCTCCGGCTCCGGAAAAAGCTCCCTGGTCAATGAGATCCTCTATAAGAGGCTGGCCAGAGATCTGAACCGGGCGCGTCTGATACCCGGCAGGCACAAGGGGCTGGAAGGCGAGGAACAGCTGGATAAGGTGATTGATATCGACCAGTCTCCCATCGGCCGGACGCCCCGCTCCAATCCCGCTACCTATACGGGCGTATTTGACATGATCCGGGATCTGTTTGCCGCCACGGCGGACGCCAAAGCAAGAGGCTACAAGAAGGGGAGGTTCAGCTTCAACGTGAAAGGCGGACGCTGCGAGGCCTGCAGCGGTGATGGAATTATTAAAATAGAAATGCATTTTCTTCCAGATGTATACGTGCCCTGTGAAGTCTGTCAGGGAAAACGGTATAACCGGGAGACTTTAGAGGTAAAATACAAGGGGAAAAGCATTTATGACGTACTGGACATGACGGTGGAGGAAGCTCTTAGCTTTTTTGAACACGTTCCCTCCATCCGCAGAAAAATAGAGACACTGAACGATGTGGGACTTTCGTATATCCGGCTGGGACAGCCCTCTACCACTCTGTCGGGCGGCGAGGCACAGAGGATCAAGCTGGCTACGGAACTTTCTAAGCGCGGCACGGGAAAGACGATCTATATTCTGGATGAGCCTACGACGGGACTTCACTTTGCGGATGTCCACAAGCTGGTGGATATTCTGAAGCGGCTGTCGGAGGGCGGCAACACAGTGATTGTGATTGAACATAATCTGGATGTCATTAAAACTGCCGATTATATCATCGACATCGGACCGGAAGGCGGCGACCGGGGAGGCACAGTAATCGCAAAAGGGACTCCGGAGGAAATCGCGTCGAATCCCGTATCTTACACCGGGCAGTATGTCAAAAAATATCTGTAA
- a CDS encoding IbrB-like domain-containing protein, whose amino-acid sequence MSDKQFKSPVYNVIAVPIEKVVPNTYNPNSVAPPEMKLLYDSIKEDGYTMPIVCYYVKSQDTYVIVDGFHRYRVMKEYPDIYERENGMLPVSVIDKSLANRMASTIRHNRARGSHDVDLMSNIIKELHEIGRSDAWISKHLGMDKDEILRLKQITGLAALFRDVKFGQAWQPSSAGRRNWEDDDGWEDDMEG is encoded by the coding sequence ATGAGTGATAAACAGTTTAAAAGCCCTGTATATAATGTTATAGCGGTTCCAATTGAGAAGGTTGTGCCGAATACCTATAATCCCAACAGCGTGGCTCCTCCGGAAATGAAGCTTTTGTATGACAGTATCAAAGAGGATGGTTATACCATGCCGATTGTCTGCTACTATGTGAAATCCCAGGATACCTATGTGATTGTGGACGGATTTCACCGATACCGCGTGATGAAAGAATATCCCGATATTTATGAGCGTGAGAACGGGATGCTCCCGGTTTCAGTGATAGATAAATCCCTTGCTAACCGGATGGCCAGTACCATCCGGCATAACCGGGCAAGAGGTTCCCACGATGTGGATCTGATGAGCAATATCATTAAAGAGCTGCATGAAATCGGCCGTTCGGATGCCTGGATTTCCAAACATCTCGGCATGGATAAAGATGAGATTTTACGCCTGAAACAAATCACCGGACTTGCAGCATTATTCCGTGATGTTAAATTCGGCCAGGCCTGGCAGCCTTCATCTGCCGGCAGAAGAAATTGGGAAGACGATGATGGATGGGAAGACGATATGGAAGGGTAG